In the genome of candidate division WOR-3 bacterium, one region contains:
- a CDS encoding M14 family zinc carboxypeptidase yields the protein MFVKTLKFSAAALLAAGTALAGQTVVRVRATDYWQLYEHIPFKGTSIQIAGAVPGESYDLICDRAELALVTGCGLPSEVIIDDLDTRRLEAAELGFYCSYDSMKSILRNLASSYPAICKLDSFGPTHEGRWILGVKISDNPSLDEDEPEVMFMGQVHAREWAAGQVCRHIADTLVRNYAANTSFRDLVDNREIWVFPIVNADGFAYDYPSQRSWRKNRQPFGSSYGCDDNRDFNGVCSGNRMADWGSLVRGSRTSHLPSDETFFGASGAWGKEIGALCEFFKQRTIVACIEFHSYSELILWPYGHGENTPDNTYYSSLGQQVASRISKLSGGTYTPQRSDQLYPTNGGSDDWFYGWAHYIGGFPCMSFCCELGTTFYQSTTDLNKIQTEAFKGSFYLAQQASDIINSLEGTVPRPILAPIDSAFGDFTLHWTPIRPEQNHPTKWELEELSGLVVVEDGFESGTGKWTLQGASQSTSQKHSGTYSIYLGTGNNISNYAMTKDPYPVNPGDSLRYWIWYNTESNYDVTVAEVSLEGKEWFQLHDRLTGNSSGWIRKSFSLQPWAGKSVFIRFRYMTDDGTTNSGVYVDDVWPVPSFSNRTVISNSITDTLYQVTGRVPGRYYYRVRGYNAAWGWGDQGPLEDVVVGGSNIAEQAHTPHSRLELGPNPASGNVAVSFSIAHAGIAALSVYDASGRLVRRLVSLAEPGEHTLLWDRTDATGRRVPAGVYYVRLVSDQVITDRLVLVD from the coding sequence GTGTTCGTAAAGACGCTGAAGTTCTCTGCTGCCGCACTTCTTGCTGCTGGCACGGCGCTTGCTGGTCAGACGGTCGTCCGGGTCCGGGCGACCGACTACTGGCAGTTGTACGAGCACATACCATTCAAGGGCACGTCAATTCAGATTGCGGGAGCCGTGCCCGGAGAGTCCTATGACCTTATCTGTGACCGGGCCGAGCTGGCGCTTGTGACCGGATGCGGGCTGCCCAGCGAAGTAATCATTGATGACCTTGACACCCGACGCCTGGAAGCTGCCGAGTTGGGCTTCTACTGCTCATACGACTCGATGAAGAGCATCCTGCGCAATCTGGCTTCTTCCTATCCAGCCATCTGCAAGCTCGACAGCTTTGGCCCAACCCACGAGGGACGTTGGATACTCGGGGTCAAGATCTCGGACAACCCGAGTCTGGACGAGGACGAACCCGAGGTGATGTTCATGGGCCAGGTGCACGCCCGTGAGTGGGCCGCAGGCCAGGTGTGCCGGCACATCGCCGACACACTGGTTCGCAACTATGCGGCCAATACGAGTTTCCGAGACCTCGTTGACAACCGTGAAATCTGGGTCTTCCCGATTGTCAATGCTGACGGATTTGCCTACGACTATCCGAGCCAGCGGAGTTGGCGCAAGAACCGTCAGCCATTCGGCAGCTCATACGGATGCGACGACAACCGCGACTTCAACGGTGTGTGCAGCGGCAACCGGATGGCTGACTGGGGTTCGCTGGTTCGCGGCTCGCGAACATCACATCTACCTTCAGACGAGACATTTTTTGGTGCCTCAGGAGCATGGGGTAAGGAAATCGGTGCACTGTGCGAGTTCTTCAAACAGCGCACAATCGTGGCCTGCATCGAGTTCCATTCTTACTCCGAACTGATTCTGTGGCCCTATGGCCACGGTGAGAACACGCCGGATAATACCTACTATTCGAGCCTTGGCCAACAGGTTGCCAGTCGCATTTCGAAGCTTTCCGGCGGAACTTATACCCCGCAGCGCTCGGACCAGCTATATCCAACAAACGGCGGCTCAGACGACTGGTTCTATGGCTGGGCCCATTACATCGGTGGTTTTCCTTGCATGTCGTTCTGCTGTGAATTGGGTACGACATTCTACCAGAGCACGACGGACCTAAATAAGATACAGACTGAAGCATTCAAGGGTTCGTTCTACCTGGCCCAGCAGGCAAGCGACATTATCAACTCGCTTGAGGGTACGGTGCCGCGGCCGATACTGGCGCCGATTGACTCGGCATTCGGCGACTTCACGCTCCACTGGACACCGATTCGGCCGGAACAAAACCATCCGACAAAGTGGGAGCTGGAGGAACTCTCTGGCCTGGTCGTGGTCGAGGACGGGTTCGAGTCCGGGACTGGCAAATGGACCCTGCAGGGCGCATCCCAGTCAACGAGCCAGAAACATTCAGGAACCTATAGTATCTACCTGGGCACGGGCAACAACATTTCAAACTACGCGATGACCAAGGATCCGTACCCGGTTAACCCCGGGGACAGCCTCCGCTACTGGATATGGTATAACACTGAGAGTAACTACGATGTAACGGTGGCCGAAGTATCGCTCGAAGGCAAAGAGTGGTTTCAGCTCCACGACCGGCTTACCGGTAACTCGTCCGGCTGGATACGCAAGTCGTTCTCACTTCAGCCTTGGGCCGGCAAGTCAGTCTTCATCCGCTTTCGCTATATGACTGACGATGGTACGACCAACTCAGGCGTTTACGTGGACGATGTCTGGCCGGTACCAAGTTTCTCGAACCGCACGGTCATTTCCAACAGCATCACCGACACGCTGTATCAGGTGACAGGCAGGGTTCCGGGCCGTTACTACTACCGCGTGCGCGGTTACAACGCAGCGTGGGGCTGGGGAGACCAGGGGCCGCTCGAGGACGTTGTCGTGGGTGGCTCGAACATTGCCGAACAAGCGCATACACCCCATTCTCGGCTTGAGCTGGGACCAAACCCGGCCAGCGGGAACGTTGCAGTCAGCTTTAGCATCGCGCATGCCGGCATTGCCGCGCTAAGCGTGTATGACGCGAGCGGCCGGCTGGTCCGCAGGTTGGTTAGTC
- a CDS encoding ATP-binding protein yields MSKKPERTRSRAVFGIQGRILFWLLIVGIAPVVITSVLGHLTMTRSALEAAAERLVRISSETASAIDSRIRNLILEAGHLCTQSPAFQEEVVRAARSPRLSAAELARVWPADSARLTDALLASRVSQELVRFLHGHQGQFERLIVTDLSGVVLGASGPLPSLLFQSDSLLAGSQFNYTIDQELLEVVAQVVAPGGGPVVGILRAYSRTSDLQELIEDIKIGQTGFAALLASTGEVLFASPELEVGTRLGETGLVSRLTTEYPSWFQGRGLNNQTHSVIALAPVSVTRGPSHAKLGGASWVVLVEQSKAEVLAAPHQFGRIAVLVVLLTAAVVLVVGLFLSERVVQPLRRLRVGARQLADGRLDTNLDLRTGDEIEDLALEFMTMANRLTELHGSLERKVSQATQELDERNKSLQAILLALAEGLVVIGPDRRIVLWNRAAEQMTGFSATQAVGRPCDEVLRPASTDSATVCDLACRLLEPPLATPSPATPSTTSVLTAEGRVLPVGLSAAPLQDEAGRRTGCVIVLRDLSREQEMDRLKSDMVSIVSHELRTPLGPLIGFAELLRDNSLPEEKRRHYLDIIIEQARRLSGLVDNFLTLSQIEAGRFELHLEDTDLRRLAEDVIAIESAHAPMHRLRNEIPPDLPTVRADPDRIRRVIHNLVSNAIKYSPEGGTVTIAARPVGEEVEVSVSDQGVGIRREDLSRLFERFQRMHKEDLPDVRGTGLGLSICKSIVEEHGGTMRVESRYGKGSTFYFRLPRTGPAA; encoded by the coding sequence ATGTCCAAAAAGCCGGAAAGAACTCGAAGCCGCGCTGTCTTTGGAATCCAGGGACGCATCCTGTTCTGGCTGCTGATTGTCGGCATCGCCCCGGTTGTTATCACGTCGGTACTCGGCCATCTGACAATGACCCGGAGCGCCCTTGAGGCCGCGGCCGAACGATTGGTCAGAATCTCAAGCGAAACCGCTTCGGCCATTGACTCAAGGATTCGCAACCTAATTCTCGAAGCTGGCCATCTATGTACCCAGTCTCCTGCTTTTCAGGAAGAAGTAGTCAGGGCCGCTCGCAGCCCACGACTCTCCGCAGCCGAGCTTGCCAGGGTCTGGCCGGCCGACTCGGCTCGGCTGACTGATGCCCTATTGGCCAGCAGGGTCAGCCAGGAACTGGTCCGTTTCCTGCACGGGCATCAGGGACAGTTCGAACGGCTTATCGTAACCGACCTTTCCGGCGTTGTCCTGGGAGCGTCCGGACCTCTTCCTTCGCTTCTTTTCCAGTCGGACAGTCTGTTAGCAGGCAGCCAGTTCAACTACACCATTGATCAGGAACTACTGGAGGTTGTTGCCCAGGTCGTTGCACCTGGCGGTGGTCCGGTTGTCGGAATCCTTCGAGCGTATTCCCGGACGAGCGACCTGCAAGAACTGATCGAAGACATAAAAATCGGCCAGACCGGCTTCGCGGCACTGCTCGCTAGCACCGGCGAGGTCCTGTTCGCATCGCCGGAACTAGAAGTCGGCACAAGATTAGGCGAGACCGGCCTGGTCAGTCGGCTCACAACTGAGTACCCATCCTGGTTCCAGGGCCGCGGTCTGAACAACCAGACACATTCGGTCATTGCTCTCGCACCTGTATCGGTGACCCGGGGCCCTAGTCATGCCAAGCTGGGTGGAGCCTCATGGGTTGTCTTAGTCGAGCAGAGCAAGGCTGAAGTCCTTGCTGCACCGCACCAGTTCGGTCGTATCGCGGTTCTAGTCGTCCTCCTGACGGCTGCGGTGGTACTGGTCGTCGGCCTTTTCCTGTCCGAGCGGGTCGTCCAGCCGCTGCGTCGGCTGCGTGTCGGTGCGCGTCAACTCGCCGACGGCCGGCTCGACACGAATCTCGACCTGCGCACCGGAGATGAAATCGAGGACCTGGCACTCGAATTCATGACCATGGCCAACCGACTCACCGAGCTGCACGGCAGCCTCGAACGGAAAGTTAGCCAGGCCACCCAGGAGCTGGACGAACGGAACAAGTCCCTGCAGGCCATCCTCCTGGCCCTGGCTGAAGGTCTAGTAGTTATCGGCCCGGACCGTCGTATTGTTCTCTGGAACCGTGCGGCCGAACAGATGACCGGATTCTCGGCCACTCAAGCTGTCGGCCGGCCTTGTGACGAAGTACTCAGACCTGCATCCACTGATTCCGCGACTGTCTGCGACCTGGCCTGCCGGCTCCTAGAGCCCCCTCTGGCTACTCCCTCGCCGGCTACTCCCTCGACCACATCGGTGCTGACCGCTGAGGGCCGGGTTCTACCGGTCGGACTAAGCGCCGCACCACTTCAGGACGAAGCCGGCAGGAGAACCGGTTGCGTCATAGTCCTGCGGGACCTGTCCCGCGAGCAAGAAATGGACCGTCTCAAGTCTGACATGGTCTCGATTGTCTCGCACGAACTGCGCACACCGCTTGGTCCGCTCATCGGGTTTGCCGAACTGCTCAGAGACAACTCTCTGCCGGAAGAAAAGCGGCGGCACTATTTGGACATCATTATCGAACAGGCGCGCCGGCTTTCCGGTCTCGTTGACAATTTCCTCACCTTGTCCCAGATTGAAGCCGGCCGATTCGAGCTGCATCTTGAAGACACAGACCTACGCCGGCTTGCTGAGGACGTCATTGCCATTGAATCAGCTCACGCGCCGATGCACCGGCTCCGAAACGAAATTCCCCCGGACCTGCCGACGGTACGGGCTGACCCGGACAGAATCCGCCGGGTTATTCATAACCTGGTTTCCAACGCTATCAAGTACTCACCCGAAGGTGGCACCGTTACGATCGCGGCCAGACCGGTGGGTGAAGAAGTAGAGGTCAGCGTCTCGGACCAGGGTGTCGGCATCCGGCGCGAAGACCTGTCCCGGCTGTTCGAGCGATTCCAGCGCATGCACAAAGAAGACCTGCCCGATGTCCGCGGCACCGGCCTTGGCCTTTCAATCTGCAAGAGCATTGTCGAAGAACACGGCGGCACGATGCGGGTAGAATCCCGCTACGGCAAAGGCAGCACCTTTTACTTCCGCCTTCCCAGAACCGGCCCGGCGGCCTAA
- a CDS encoding type II toxin-antitoxin system antitoxin SocA domain-containing protein: protein MSNRQQSLGVRLRALRERQGLSQEALAGQLGIPRSSLSQVEAGRRNVTADELVRLADLLGVSCDVLLGLEKEPEVVLAKDAPARSAAGGMRISVPQKNLAKFREVLLYVLSRIGARPHVGETVLYKLLYFIDFDYYEKYEEQLIGATYVANKYGPTPVEFHKIVERMEKEGALVRVRNQHFQYEQRKYLPLREPDTSVLTGPELALIDDVLKRLGDMNAAQISAWSHNDVPWLGTKPGKVIPYEAVFYRVPPYSQREYAEAD from the coding sequence ATGAGCAATAGACAGCAATCCCTTGGTGTGCGGCTCAGGGCCCTGCGCGAGCGGCAAGGCCTGAGCCAGGAGGCTCTTGCCGGCCAGCTAGGCATTCCGCGTTCATCTCTGTCACAGGTCGAAGCCGGCCGCAGGAATGTCACGGCCGACGAACTCGTCCGGCTGGCTGACCTGCTCGGTGTGAGCTGTGACGTCCTGCTCGGCTTGGAGAAGGAGCCGGAAGTCGTTCTGGCAAAAGACGCTCCAGCGAGGTCGGCGGCAGGTGGAATGCGCATCAGTGTACCGCAGAAAAACCTGGCCAAGTTCCGCGAGGTGCTGCTGTACGTGCTTAGCCGAATCGGGGCCAGGCCGCATGTCGGCGAAACGGTGCTCTACAAACTACTCTACTTCATTGACTTCGACTACTACGAGAAATACGAAGAGCAGCTCATCGGCGCGACCTATGTCGCCAACAAGTATGGACCCACGCCGGTAGAGTTCCATAAGATTGTCGAAAGAATGGAAAAGGAAGGCGCGCTGGTTAGAGTGAGGAACCAACACTTCCAGTACGAGCAACGCAAGTACCTCCCGCTGCGCGAACCGGACACGTCGGTCCTGACCGGGCCGGAGCTCGCGCTGATAGACGACGTGCTCAAGCGGCTGGGCGACATGAACGCCGCCCAGATCAGCGCGTGGTCACACAACGACGTGCCCTGGCTCGGTACCAAGCCCGGCAAGGTGATTCCTTACGAAGCGGTGTTCTACCGCGTTCCGCCTTACTCCCAGCGTGAGTACGCCGAGGCCGATTAG
- a CDS encoding metal-dependent hydrolase, which yields MRRSTHVAVGAFAACGAELIRCFVNKEQVDWLKVAAAGLVGGCVAVAPDLLEPALHPNHRGLFHGLATGGAAVYGAVKNTKATAPDTWLRLLGRSAAIGYLSHLVLDATTPKGLPIVG from the coding sequence ATGCGACGCTCAACCCACGTCGCAGTCGGCGCCTTCGCCGCCTGTGGCGCTGAGCTGATTCGGTGCTTTGTGAACAAGGAACAGGTCGACTGGCTCAAAGTGGCTGCGGCGGGTCTGGTCGGCGGGTGCGTGGCGGTCGCACCGGACCTGCTGGAACCTGCCCTGCACCCGAACCATCGCGGTCTGTTCCACGGCCTCGCAACGGGAGGCGCCGCCGTCTACGGTGCAGTGAAGAACACCAAAGCGACCGCGCCTGACACCTGGCTCAGGTTGCTGGGTCGGTCGGCCGCCATCGGCTACCTCTCCCACTTAGTCTTGGACGCTACCACGCCCAAGGGTCTACCAATTGTAGGCTGA
- a CDS encoding tetratricopeptide repeat protein produces MTGIIAGIIASVAAVAAAAVILYRSTPRQRARRARRSLEQGSAALAAGRLGRAARHFQQAGRLTCGTESAAAYRQAGVCRQQQGRFREALGSFRAALRAARDAGDKTTEARALGNIGLVWQMRGRFDKALDYYEQSAALSREAGDRSGLARLDSNKGLLLIRRGQLAEALVCFERARDTFAQLGARRELASVLGNIALVLQREGELDQASASLEQTAEIARQTGDVLVEANALGNLAGIFLKKGEPDRALASYEAVLSLHAKAGDVAGEARDRVGIGNVLVLKREYEKAAQYLASALKTLLTIGTADGPRDCIFGLRQCYIALGPRDFAAVCEKAGLERRTVTNLLALVAREPGKPRYPSLWVDHDAKKTAAS; encoded by the coding sequence GTGACAGGCATCATTGCGGGCATTATCGCTTCCGTTGCGGCGGTCGCTGCGGCGGCCGTCATTCTGTACCGGTCAACCCCTCGACAACGCGCCCGGCGCGCAAGACGTTCGCTGGAACAGGGCAGCGCCGCCCTGGCCGCAGGCAGGCTCGGCCGGGCCGCGCGGCATTTCCAGCAGGCCGGCAGACTGACCTGCGGCACCGAATCAGCGGCCGCGTACCGGCAGGCAGGCGTGTGCCGCCAGCAGCAGGGACGTTTCAGGGAGGCACTCGGGAGCTTCCGGGCCGCGCTGCGGGCCGCGCGCGACGCAGGCGACAAAACGACCGAAGCGCGAGCGCTGGGCAACATCGGCTTGGTCTGGCAGATGAGGGGCCGCTTCGACAAGGCGCTCGACTATTACGAACAGAGCGCGGCGCTGAGCCGCGAGGCCGGCGACCGGTCCGGACTCGCGCGGCTGGACAGCAACAAGGGGCTGCTTCTCATCCGACGCGGGCAGCTCGCGGAGGCGCTTGTCTGTTTCGAGCGCGCCCGCGACACCTTCGCGCAACTCGGCGCCCGGCGGGAACTCGCCAGCGTTCTCGGCAACATCGCGCTCGTACTTCAGCGCGAGGGCGAACTGGACCAGGCTTCGGCCAGTCTTGAGCAGACCGCGGAAATCGCGCGGCAGACCGGCGACGTTCTGGTCGAGGCAAACGCGCTCGGCAACCTCGCGGGCATATTCCTCAAGAAAGGCGAACCCGACCGGGCGCTGGCAAGCTACGAGGCTGTCCTCAGCCTGCACGCGAAGGCCGGAGACGTTGCGGGCGAAGCGCGGGACCGCGTCGGTATCGGCAACGTGCTGGTGCTCAAACGGGAATACGAGAAGGCGGCCCAATACCTTGCCTCGGCGCTCAAGACCCTGCTGACCATCGGCACCGCCGACGGGCCGAGGGACTGCATATTCGGCCTGCGGCAGTGCTACATCGCGCTGGGGCCGCGGGACTTCGCGGCGGTCTGCGAGAAAGCCGGGCTGGAGCGCCGGACCGTGACCAACCTGCTTGCCCTGGTCGCCCGCGAACCCGGCAAGCCCCGCTATCCTTCGCTCTGGGTCGACCACGACGCGAAGAAGACCGCCGCCTCTTGA